The DNA segment TCCGGCGCTCGACGGTCAGCCCGAGCTTGCGCTGCAGGCGCGGCAGCACACGTTGCAGGTGCTGGACCTCGGCGTCACTTTCCGGCGCGCTGCGGGCCAGTTCGAGCAGCACCATGGCCTGACTGTACTCAGCGCTGCGCTCCAGCACCCGGATACGCCGCGAACGCGCACCGGGATAGTCACACCCGGCATATACCGCCAATGCCAGCGGCCAGTCTTGCAGGCGCTCGGCCTGCTGACCGATATGAAACAGCAACTTGTTGCGGCGCATGCGCAACCACGCATTGTCAGTGTCGATGGCCAGCGCGCGCTCAGCCAGATCAGCGAGCACCTCGCCCAGTTCCAGCGCTTCGCGGCAGGCATGCAGTTGCAGGCACACGTCGATATCGGCGCGGCAGACAATGCCGCGCGAGTCCTGGGAAAAATCCACCGTCTCGTAGCGATACACGCCCAGGTCGGCGAGTACGAACTCCGACCATTGCTGGTGCAGGTTGCCGAAGTACAGCAGCCGCAGGCGATCGCACACCGGCATGATGGTCAGGCTCAAAACCTGGTCATCAAGCTGCGGATACCAGCAGGCCAGTGGTTGTGCCTGCGAATGAACCGGCAGCAGTTGCTCGAGCCACTGGCTCTTGCGCTGCGCGCCCTTGATGGGGTGGGCCTTGAAGCAATCTGCCAGTTCATCCTTGCGCAACAGGCCGAACACCTGCTGGAGATCCAGCGCAGGCTCAACATCGATCCAGCCGAGCTCCAGTAGCGGCTGCACGGCCAGAAGCGTGTCACCCAGCTCGGCATAATCGAGTTTGCTGGCGCGAAACAACACCCCTTTGCGCATCACCATGCGCACCAACAGCCCCTGAGCACTGACCGGCAAGCGGGCAAAGGCTTCGATGAAACGGCGCTCCTGCTGGTCGAGCAGGTCGTCATAGCGCAGCGTGATCCAAGCCAGCACCTGCTGGAAGTTGACCAGGTAATACAGCGGGTTATCGAGAGGCGAGCTGTTCACAAGCGGTATCGGGCAACGATGGAAATGGCACCAAGGATACTGGCTATTTATACACAATGCAGCCGGCTACCACTCGGCCCGATCAGTGGCAAGACGCCCGTCAGCCTGTCATCCTTGCACGATGCCCACCGTTGAGGAACGCCATCATGCCTGCACCGCTGATCTATCTGGCCGGCTTCGATGTGTTCCGGCGCAACCCGATTGAACACGGCCGCTACCTCAAGGATCTGTGCGCCGCCCACGGCATGCAGGGCTTGTACCCGTTCGACAACCAGGTCGAACCGGGGCTGGCGCCTCAGCAAACCGCCCAGCTGATCTATCAGCAGAACATCGGCATGCTGCAACGCTGCACCGCGGTGCTGGCCAACCTCAATGCCTTTCGCGGCCTGGAGCCGGACTCCGGAACCGTATTCGAGATCGGCATGGCGGTCGCGCTGGGCAAACCGGTGTGGGCGTACTGCAAGCCGCTGGTGCCCTTGCGCGAACAGGTTGCCCACGATCAACAAGGCTATGACCAGCAAGACCTGCTGGTCGAAGACTTCGGCCTGCCGCGTAACCTGATGCTGGCCTGCAGCTGGGTCGGCGTCAGCACCAGTGTCGAGCTGGGTGCTGAAGCGCTGGCCCGTTACCTGAGCCGGACCGGCAGCTTCAGTTGACTGAGGAGGAGCCGATATCGCCCGTGTCCAGCTTGTCAGCGTCAGCAAAATCGTCCAGGCCGAGCAAGTCTGGGTCGAGGTAGATTTCAGCGTCCGGGTCTTCGTCGGCGTCGGCATCGTTCAATGGCGAGCGGTCACCGCCGAAGTGCAGCTCAAGGCGAATCAGGGCCGGATGGGGAAATGGGCAGTCCATGGCGGGGCTGGCGTGGTACATCGTGTTCATGCTCCTGTGTGTAACGTCTCAAGCAATTGTTATATCAGCAAAATCAGGAGCGCGCGCGCGGCGCGGCGGCAAAATTTCGGGTAAATCTGTTCGATGCTCAGGATTCAGGTCCTGAT comes from the Pseudomonas sp. StFLB209 genome and includes:
- a CDS encoding VRR-NUC domain-containing protein; the protein is MNSSPLDNPLYYLVNFQQVLAWITLRYDDLLDQQERRFIEAFARLPVSAQGLLVRMVMRKGVLFRASKLDYAELGDTLLAVQPLLELGWIDVEPALDLQQVFGLLRKDELADCFKAHPIKGAQRKSQWLEQLLPVHSQAQPLACWYPQLDDQVLSLTIMPVCDRLRLLYFGNLHQQWSEFVLADLGVYRYETVDFSQDSRGIVCRADIDVCLQLHACREALELGEVLADLAERALAIDTDNAWLRMRRNKLLFHIGQQAERLQDWPLALAVYAGCDYPGARSRRIRVLERSAEYSQAMVLLELARSAPESDAEVQHLQRVLPRLQRKLGLTVERRTKAREPVRIDLNLPPEPGLSVEHLAGRHLAEEGASVHYVENTLINSLFGLLCWPAIFAPLPGAFFHPFHTGPSDLHSPDFHARRMPLFDACLAALDSDAWQAIIRDHYRSKFGLQSPFVFWNVLTPELLELALLCLPAEHLRQWFQRLLQDIKANRAGMPDLIQFYPDQRRYRMIEVKGPGDRLQDNQLRWLEFCASHDMPVQVCYVQWALNADEYVQRAADAIPVMEGTLQTPCLS
- a CDS encoding nucleoside 2-deoxyribosyltransferase; amino-acid sequence: MPAPLIYLAGFDVFRRNPIEHGRYLKDLCAAHGMQGLYPFDNQVEPGLAPQQTAQLIYQQNIGMLQRCTAVLANLNAFRGLEPDSGTVFEIGMAVALGKPVWAYCKPLVPLREQVAHDQQGYDQQDLLVEDFGLPRNLMLACSWVGVSTSVELGAEALARYLSRTGSFS